The Mycolicibacterium aichiense region TCGATCTGAAGGTCGTCGTGATGGACAAGAGTCCGGCGATCGACACGCCGTTGCGCGACATCGCGACCGAGATCGGGCAGGACAGTCCGGGCTCGACGGTGCTCGTCCTCAGCCCCGGGTGGGCAGGGACCTACAGCACCACCTACGACCGCGTCATCCTCGAGGCGGGTCAGGACGTGGCCAAGACGGCCCCCAATCCGGTTGTCGGTACGCAGGCATTTGTCGACCAATTGCAAACCCCCGACTTTCCCTGGATGGGATTAACGATCACGCTTGTGATCGGGGTGGCTGTAGCGGCTGTTTTGACCCGAGTTCTGCAGCTTCGGGCCCGCCGTTCGCAACCTAGCGATACGGTGTCTGATCAGGGAAAATAGCCATCCCTGGCAAATCAATAAGATTACTTTTCGGCAACATCCCGTAAATGACAAACATGTAATTCTTGCCGGAAGTTTCCTCTGCGACAAATGTGACGTACGGTGCAACTGTCGCCATTGTTAATGATGTGACTCATGTGACATCTGTTGCTGGCGTGACTGCACGTGTGAAGCAGAGGAGACCAGGGTCGAATGAGACGTTCCCTTCGCGGCTCTCTTGTCCGGCCGGCCATTCGGATCGCCAAGCCGGTGGGCCCGCTGGCGCTCAGCGTCGCCATGACGTTCACGATGCCCGGACTGGCCCAGGCCGAGCCCGGTGCCGCGCCGAATACGATCGCCGGCCTCATTGCCGATGTGGCCGACGCCAACCAGCGGCTGCAGGACATCGGCGCCAAGGTGCAGGCCGAGCAGGAAAGCGTCAACAAGGCACTCGTCGACGTCCAGACCGCGCGTGACGCCGCTGCCGCGGCCCAGGAGAAGGTCGACGCCAGCGCGCAGGGCGTGAAAGACGCCAACGCCGCAATTGCCGACGCCCAGAAGCGATTCGACACGTTCGCCGCCGCGACCTACATCAACGGTCCGTCCGCGTCGCTGGTCATGGCGACCAACCCCGAGGAGATCCTGTCCACCGCATCGGCCGGGCAGACCCTCGCGGTCAGCTCGCAGCAGGTGATGACCGACCTCCAGCGCGCCCGCACCGAGCAGATCAACTCCGAATCCGCCGCCCGGCTGGCCAAGGAGAGCGCCGACAAGGCCCTCGCCGACGCCGAGGCCAGCCAGCAGTCCGCGGTCGACGCGCTGACCGCGGCCAAGCAGACGTTCACCGACCAGCAGGCCGAGATCAACCGGCTGGCCGCCGAGCGCAAGACCGCCCAGGACAAGCTCGACGCCGCCCGCACTCTGGTTCAGCAGTCGGCGCCCGCGAATTCGCCTGCGGCCGTTCCACAGTCGGCGGCGACCGGCCCGGCGACCCCGGGGGATCGCTGGGACCCGGCCGCCCCCGGTTCGCCGAAAGCGCCGGGCGGGGGAACGATCCCGCCCTACGGCAGCGCCTCCGAATGGGACACCACCCTGCCGATGGTGCCCAGCGCGTTCGTCTCCGGCGACCCGATCCAGATCATCAACGCCGTCCTGCAGATCTCGTCGTCCTCGCTGAACGCAACCAAGCAGATGGGCAAGAGCTTCCTGCAGAAGCTCGGCATCCTGAAGCCCGACGACACCGGAATCACCAACGGCGCCATCCCGTACGTGTACGGCGCGCAGGCCTCCGAATACGTGATCAAACGCGCCATGTCCCAGATGGGCGTGCCGTATTCGTGGGGCGGCGGGACCGCCACCGGCCCCAGCAACGGCATCGACAGCGGCGCCGGAACCGTCGGGTTCGACTGCTCGGGGCTGATCCTCTATGCGTTCGCCGGTGTCGGCATCAAGCTGCCGCACTACTCGGGGTCGCAATACAACATGGGCCGCAAGATCCCGTCGTCGCAGATGCGTCGCGGCGACGTGATCTTCTACGGCCCCGGCGGTAGCCAGCACGTGACCCTCTACCTGGGCCAGGGCCAGATGCTCGAGGCTCCCTACACCGGATCGAACGTCAAGATCTCACCGGTGCGCACCAGCGGCATGACACCGTTCGTCATCCGCTACATCGAATACTGACGAAGGTTTCACCCATGTCTCGCAACACTTCTCGACGGCTCTTCGTCGGGACGATCCTGGCGGCACTCACGCTCGGGTTGGGCATCGCCAGCCCGGCCAATGCCGATCCGGGCGAGTGGGATCCGACGCTGCCCAAGATCCTGAGCGCGGGAGCACCCGGTGATCCGGTCGCGATGGCCAACGCGTCGCTGCAGGTGACCCAGCAGGCCGCTCAGGCGACCATGGACCTGGGCCGCAAGTTCCTGTCCGGTCTGGGCTTCGGCGGCTCCCCGTCGGCGCTGGCCGGCGGGCGGGTCCGCGGACCGCAGGCGATCGAATACGTCATCGCGCGGGGCGCGTCACAGCAGGGCGTGCCGTACTCCTGGGGTGGCGGCGCGATCAACGGGCCCAGTGCCGGCGTGGAGGAAGACGCCGGCAAGGTGGGCTACGACTGCTCGGGATTCACCCGTTACGCCTTCGCCGGCGTCGGGGTGCAGATTCCCAAGTACTCGGGTGACCAGTACAACGCCGGCCGGCACATCCCGCCGTCACAGGCGAAGCGCGGCGATCTGATCTTCTACGGACCCGGCGGGACCCAGCACGTCACCATCTACCTGGGCAACGGCCAGATGCTCGAGGCGTCGTCGGCGGCCGGTCATGTGACCGTCAGCCCGGTCCGCACCGCGGGCATGACGCCGTACCTGACCCGCATCATCGAGACCTGACGCGCTCGCCGGCCGGCTCCGGAATCGACGCGCCAGCGAATGGGGCACGTCGACGGATCTCAGAACGCCTGGAATAGTTGTGGCAGGGCACGGCGTGCCCGCCAAAACCAACAGCTCGTGGAGGAAGTCGATGACGTCACCAGGTGGGTCGCCCGCAGGCCCCGGATCGTTTGCCGGGCCGAGCGGAGCCCCGGCCGCCCCGCCGTCGGGCGGTAACGGTCTGGCCGGCGAGGTGAACACCCTGGAACGGGCGATCTACGAGGTCAAGCGCATCATCGTCGGCCAGGACCAACTGGTCGAGCGGATCCTGGTCGGGCTGCTGGCCAAGGGCCATGTGCTGCTCGAAGGTGTGCCGGGCGTCGCCAAGACCCTGGCGGTCGAGACGTTCGCCAAGGTGGTCGGCGGTACCTTCGCCCGCATCCAGTTCACTCCCGACCTGGTGCCCACCGACATCATCGGTACCCGCATCTACCGCCAGGGCCGGGAAGAATTCGACATCGAACTCGGCCCCGTGGTGGTGAACTTCCTGCTGGCCGACGAGATCAACCGCGCCCCGGCAAAGGTGCAGTCCGCGCTGCTGGAGGTCATGGCCGAGCGCAAGATCTCCATCGGGGGTAAAACCTACGAGTTGCCCAAGCCGTTCCTGGTGATGGCGACCCAGAACCCGATCGAGAACGAGGGTGTCTACCCGCTGCCGGAAGCCCAGCGCGACCGCTTCCTGTTCAAGATCAACGTGGACTACCCGTCGCCGGAAGAAGAGCGCGAGATCATCTACCGGATGGGTGTCACCCCGCCGGAGCCCAAGCAGATCCTCGAGACCGGCGACCTGCTGCGCCTGCAGAACGTCGCGGCCAACAACTTCGTCCACCATGCTCTGGTCGACTATGTGGTCCGGGTCGTCACGGCGACGCGGCGCCCCGAGCAGTTCGGTCTGCCCGACGTCAAGGCCTGGATCGCGTTCGGCGCGTCACCGCGTGCGTCGCTGGGCATCATCGCCGCCGCCCGCGCACTGGCGCTGGTCCGCGGCCGTGACTACGTCATCCCGCAGGACGTCATCGACGTCATCCCCGACGTCCTGCGCCACCGCCTGGTGCTGACCTACGACGCGCTTGCCGATGACATCAAGGCCGAGACGGTGATCAACCGCATCCTGCAAACGGTTGCCCTGCCTCAGGTCAATGCTGTTTCGCAGCAAGGGCATTCGGCGCCGCCGGTGGTTCCCGCCGGGGCGGGTGCCAACGGTCGGTGAGCGAATCCGAAACCGTCCACCCGCCGTCCTTTCAGCGCGGTGAGATCGGTGACGCCAAGCTCTCGGCGGCGCTGCGCACCCTCGAGCTCACGGTCAAGCGCAAGCTCGACGGGGTGCTGCACGGTGACCACCTCGGCTTGATCCCCGGCCCGGGCTCCGAGCCCGGCGAGTCGCGGATGTACCAGCCCGGCGACGATGTGCGCCGGATGGACTGGTCGGTCACCGCCCGCACCACCCACCCGCACGTGCGGCAGATGATCGCCGACCGCGAGCTGGAGACCTGGCTGGTGGTCGACATGTCGGCCAGCCTGGACTTCGGCACCACCGGCTGCGAGAAGCGAGACCTGGCGGTGGCCGCCGCGGCGGCGATCACCTACCTCAACAGCGGCGGCGGCAACCGGATCGGCGCGATCATCGCCAACGGCGACAAGATCACCCGTGTGCCCGCGTTGTCCGGCCGGATGCACGAGCAGACTCTGCTGCGGACGATCGCCACCATGCCGCAGGCCCCGGCCGGGGTGCGTGGCGATCTGGCCGCGGCCATCGATGCGCTGCGCAGGCCCGAACGCCGGCGCGGGATGGCCGTGGTGATCAGCGACTTCCTCGGCCCGATCACCTGGATGCGGCCGCTGCGCGCGATCGCCGCGCGCCACGAGGTACTCGGCATCGAGGTGCTCGACCCGCGTGACGTCGAACTGCCCCCGGTCGGCGATGTGATCCTGCAGGACACCGAGTCCGGGGTCACCCGCGAATTCACCATCGACGAACAGCTGCGCGCCGACTTCGCCCGCGCCGCCGCGGTGCACCGCGAGGAAGTGGCGCGCACCCTTCGCCGCTGCGGCGCGCCGCTGATGACCCTGCGCACCGACCGTGACTGGATCGCCGACATCGTGCGGTTCGTCGCCTCCCGTCGGCGCGGTGCACTGGCGGGCAGCCAATGACCCTGCCGTTGCTCGGGCCGATGACGCTTGGCGGCTTCGAACACCCGTGGTTCTTCTTGTTCCTGCTCGTCATCGCCGGACTGGTCGGGCTCTACGTCGTCGTGCAGTTCGCGCGCCAGAAGCGATTCCTGCGCTTCGCCAACATGGAGCTGCTGGAAAGTGTTGCGCCCAAACGGCCCAACAAGTGGCGGCACCTGTCGGCGATCCTGCTGATCGCCTCGCTGGTGCTGCTGACGATCGCAATGGCCGGACCGACGCACGACGTGCGGATTCCGCGTAACCGCGCGGTGGTGATGTTGACCATCGACGTCTCGCAGTCGATGCGCGCCACCGACGTCGAGCCGAGCCGGCTGGCCGCGGCGCAGGAGGCGGCCAAGCAGTTCGCCGACCAGCTGACCCCGGGCATCAACCTGGGCCTGATCGCCTATGCCGGTACCGCGACCGTGTTGGTGTCACCGACCACCAACCGGGAAGCCACCAAGAACGCCATCGACAAGCTGCAGCTGGCCGACCGCACCGCCACCGGCGAGGCGATCTTCACCTCGCTGCAGGCGATCGCCACCGTCGGCGCCGTCATCGGCGGCGGCGACACCCCGCCGCCGGCGCGCATCGTGCTGATGTCCGACGGCAAGGAAACCGTGCCGTCCAACCCGGACAACCCCAAGGGTGCGTTCACCGCCGCCCGCACGGCCAAGGATCAGGGCGTGCCGATCTCCACGGTGTCGTTCGGCACTCCGTACGGCTACGTGGAGATCAACGATCAGCGCCAGCCGGTCCCGGTGGACGACGACATGCTCAAGAAGATCGCCGAGCTCTCCGGCGGCAACGCCTACACCGCATCGAGCCTGCAGCAGCTCAAGGAGGTCTTCACCTCACTGCAGGATCAGATCGGCTACGAGACCACCAAGGGTGACGCCAGCACCGGATGGTTGCGCCTCGGCGCGTTGGTCCTGGCCCTCGCGGCGCTGGCCGCACTGCTGGTCAACCGACGCCTGCCGGGCTGATTCCGGTGAAATCGCCGTTGGCGGATTTCGGTCCGGCCGACGGCAGGCATTAAGTTGACTCCCATGTCCGAAACCGCTGCCGCAGAATCGGCCGACGCCGCACCGGCCGTCAAACCGCCGTTTGTCTCACGTTCCGTCCTGGTCACCGGTGGAAACCGGGGGATCGGCCTGGCGATCGCGCAGCGGTTGGCCGCTGACGGGCACAAGGTCGCCGTCACCCACCGCGGCTCAGGGGTGCCCGAGGGATTGTTCGGCGTCGAGTGTGACGTCACCGACACCGCGGCCATCGACCGGGCGTTCACCGAAGTCGAGGAGCACCAGGGACCGGTCGAGGTGCTGGTGTCCAACGCGGGCATCTCCAAGGACGCGTTCCTGATGCGGATGACCGAAGAACGCTTCCAAGAGGTCATCAACGCCAACCTCACCGGCGCGTTCCGGGTGACGCAGCGGGCGTCGCGCAGCATGCAGCGCAAGCGTTTTGGCCGGATCATCTACATCGGTTCGGTATCGGGCATGTGGGGGATCGGCAACCAGGCCAACTATGCGGCCGCCAAGGCCGGCTTGATCGGTATGGCCAGGTCGATTTCCCGCGAACTGTCCAAGGCCGGCGTGACCGCCAACGTGGTGGCGCCCGGTTACATCGACACCGAGATGACCCGCGCGCTCGACGAGCGCATCCAGGCAGGCGCGCTGGACTTCATCCCGGCCAAGCGGGTCGGCACCGCCCAGGATGTGGCCGGAGCAGTCAGCTTCCTGGCGTCGGAGGACGCCGGCTACATCGCAGGCGCGGTGATCCCGGTCGACGGCGGCATGGGCATGGGCCACTAAGAGAGAAAAGGACTTTCACATGGCAGAGCTTCTCGAAGGCAAGCGGATCCTCGTCACGGGGATCATCACCGACTCGTCCATCGCATTCCACATCGCCAAGGTGGCGCAGGAAGCCGGCGCCGAACTGGTGCTCACCGGCTTCGACCGGATGAAGCTGATCCAGCGGATCGCCGACCGGCTGCCGAACCCGGCGCCGCTGCTCGAACTCGACGTACAGAACCAGGAGCACCTGGATTCGCTGGCCGGCCGGATCACCGAGGTGATCGGCGAGGGCAACAAGATCGACGGCGTGGTGCACTCCATCGGGTTCATGCCCCAGACCGGCATGGGTATCAACCCGTTCTTCGACGCCCCGTATGAGGACGTCGCCAAGGGTATTCACATCTCGGCCTATTCGTACGCATCGTTGGCCAAAGCTGTTCTGCCGGTGATGAATCCGGGCGGCGGGATCGTCGGCATGGACTTCGACCCCACCCGCGCGATGCCGGCTTACAACTGGATGACGGTCGCCAAGAGCGCACTGGAATCGGTCAACCGGTTCGTCGCCCGCGAGGCGGGCAAGGTCGGTGTGCGATCCAATCTCGTTGCGGCAGGCCCGATCCGCACACTGGCCATGAGCGCCATCGTCGGCGGCGCTCTCGGCGAGGAGGCCGGGGCGCAGATGCAGCTGCTGGAGGAGGGCTGGGATCAGCGCGCCCCGCTCGGCTGGAACATGAAGGACCCGACGCCGGTCGCCAAGACCGTGTGCGCGCTGCTGTCCGACTGGCTGCCCGCCACCACCGGAACCATCATCTTCGCCGACGGCGGCGCCAGCACCCAGCTTCTCTAGCTACGCCATCGTGCCCACCACATTTGATGCGCTGCTGATCCTGTCGTTCGGTGGCCCGGAGGGGCCGGAGCAGGTGATGCCGTTTCTGGAGAACGTCACCCGCGGCCGGGGGATACCGCCGGAGCGGCTGACCGCTGTGGCCGAGCACTACCTGCATTTCGGCGGCGTCTCACCGATCAACGGGATCAATCGCGCCCTGATCGAGGAGATCCGCGCCGAACTCGCCGAGCGCGGTGAACAGCTGCCGGTGTACTTCGGCAACCGAAATTGGCATCCCATGATCGAAGACACCGTTGCCGCAATGGCTTCCGACGGTGTGCGACGAGCCGCGGTGTTCTCCACCTCGGCGTGGGGCGGCTACTCGGGGTGCACGCAGTATCAGGAAGACATCGCCCGAGCCCGCGCGGCGGTTGGCGACGGTGCGCCGGAGCTGGTGAAAATGCGCCAGTTCTTCGACCATCCGCTGCTGGTGGCGATGTTCGCCGACGCGATCGCCGACGCCGCCGCGACGCTGCCCGAGCCGCTGCGGGCCGGCGCCCGGCTGGTATTCACCGCACATTCGATACCGGTGCGGGCCGCCGATCGGTGCGGCCCGGATCTATATGCCCGCCAGGTCCGCTACGCCGCGTCGCTGGTGGCCGCCGCGGCGGGCTACGACGACTTCGACGTGGTCTGGCAATCCCGGTCCGGCCCTCCTCAGGTGCCGTGGCTGGAACCCGATGTGGGAGATCACCTCTCGGTGCTGGCCGAAGCGGGGACCAAGGCCGTGGTGGTCTGCCCGGTGGGTTTCGTCGCCGACCACATCGAGGTGGTGTGGGACCTCGACAGCGAACTGCGCGAGCAGGCCGAGGGCCTCGGCGTCGCGTTGGCGCGGGCCTCGACGCCCAATGCTCAGCGCCGGTTCGCGAAGCTGGTACTCGACCTCGTCGACGAAGTGCGTGACGGCGGCGAACCCGCAAAAGTGGCTGGAGCTCAACCGGTTCCAGGCTACGGCTGCAGCGTGAACGGCGCGTTCTGCACGCCCGACTGTGAAGTCAGTGCCAGGCCGAGTGCAGGATCGAGGTGACCGCGGCGATCCGCGCGGACCGCACGAGCGCCGACAGTGGTCGCAGCGCGTCGTTGGCGATCTGAGCCTCCGACGAGCTCTGCGTGCCGATCGGCATGAGTCCTGAACTGACCGTGATGATCGCGTCGACGTGCGCGGCGTTCTCGAGCACCCGCAGCGCCCGCGTCGGAGCGTGGTCGGGGGCGCGGTGGAGGCGACCGGTCTCCAGCACCTGCTCGACAAGACCGCGCGGATCATCGATACCGCCTGCGGCGCCGAGTTCCAGCGCACCGAGCGCCTCGGCGGCCGACCGGACCGCCGACCGCAGACCGTATTCCGCCTCGCCGAGGTCGAGGTGATCCACGACGGGGCGCGACGGCAGTGAGTACACCGTCCAGGACAGCGAGCACAGTTCGGGATGCCGATCGCAGTCCGGCAGTTCATCCTCGGTGTCGTCGTACTCGAAATCGGGGACCATGCCGATGGTGTCGCCGAACGGACTGGTGACGATGATCGCCTCGCCGGCGGACAGGGCGTCGCGCTGGAACTGGGTGCCCGCCGCCAGGCCGCGGACATCGCCGGGCACCGGCAGTGCCACGCTGATCGCGGGCGGCCCGGCGTCGAGCGCGCGACCGGCGACCGTGCGCAGCGTCTGCAGTAGCGACACCGCACCCGCGTCGTCGACATCAGGCCACGGCAGGCCGGTATGGCCGGCCGCCACCGAATCGTAGGCGATCACCGAATGCGTTGGCGCCCAGGCTGATAGCGCGTCAAGGACGTCGTCGGGTGCGGCCTTGCCGGCGAGCCAGGCATTGGCCCAGACGGAGAGCGAAACACTAGGGCACCACATGATGCTCGCAGTGTAGTGGTTCGGCACCGAACCGGCTTTCCGCAACCGCGGGATCGGCATCCGCGTACCCTGGCACTATGCCCGCGGCGCTGATCTGGCTCGTGTTCGCGCTGGGCCTTGCCGGTGCCGAAGCACTGACCGGCGACATGTTCCTGCTGATGCTCTCCGGCGGTGCACTGGCCGCCGCCGGCTCCAGCTGGCTGCTCGACTGGCCGGTCTGGGCGGACGGCGCGGTTTTCCTGGTGGTCTCGGTCGTACTTCTGGCCCTGGTTCGTCCGGCGCTACGACGAAAGTTCACTGCCGGGAAGGGCCTGCCCGAACCGGTCAAGGCGCTGGAAGGCAAGAGCGCGCTGGTGCTCGACCGGGTTTCCCGCCATGAAGGTCAGGTGAAACTCGACGGCGAAATCTGGACGGCGCGGCCGTTCAACGACAACGATGTCTACGAGCCGGGCGACCACGTCACTGTCATGCACATCGACGGTGCCACCGCGGTCGTCTGGCGCAACGAGTAAGGAGAACTCGTCATGGACGGTGCCATAGCCGGTCTGGTTCTGCTCGCGGTGCTGGTGGTGTTCGCCATCATCGTCGTCGCCAAGTCGGTCGCCCTGATCCCGCAGGCCGAGGCGGCCGTCATCGAGCGGCTGGGGCGCTACAGCAAGACGGTCTCAGGGCAGCTCACGTTGCTGATCCCGTTCATCGACAAGGTTCGCGCCCGTGTCGATCTGCGCGAGCGGGTGGTGTCCTTCCCGCCGCAACCGGTGATCACCGAGG contains the following coding sequences:
- the ripA gene encoding NlpC/P60 family peptidoglycan endopeptidase RipA — translated: MRRSLRGSLVRPAIRIAKPVGPLALSVAMTFTMPGLAQAEPGAAPNTIAGLIADVADANQRLQDIGAKVQAEQESVNKALVDVQTARDAAAAAQEKVDASAQGVKDANAAIADAQKRFDTFAAATYINGPSASLVMATNPEEILSTASAGQTLAVSSQQVMTDLQRARTEQINSESAARLAKESADKALADAEASQQSAVDALTAAKQTFTDQQAEINRLAAERKTAQDKLDAARTLVQQSAPANSPAAVPQSAATGPATPGDRWDPAAPGSPKAPGGGTIPPYGSASEWDTTLPMVPSAFVSGDPIQIINAVLQISSSSLNATKQMGKSFLQKLGILKPDDTGITNGAIPYVYGAQASEYVIKRAMSQMGVPYSWGGGTATGPSNGIDSGAGTVGFDCSGLILYAFAGVGIKLPHYSGSQYNMGRKIPSSQMRRGDVIFYGPGGSQHVTLYLGQGQMLEAPYTGSNVKISPVRTSGMTPFVIRYIEY
- a CDS encoding VWA domain-containing protein, which translates into the protein MTLPLLGPMTLGGFEHPWFFLFLLVIAGLVGLYVVVQFARQKRFLRFANMELLESVAPKRPNKWRHLSAILLIASLVLLTIAMAGPTHDVRIPRNRAVVMLTIDVSQSMRATDVEPSRLAAAQEAAKQFADQLTPGINLGLIAYAGTATVLVSPTTNREATKNAIDKLQLADRTATGEAIFTSLQAIATVGAVIGGGDTPPPARIVLMSDGKETVPSNPDNPKGAFTAARTAKDQGVPISTVSFGTPYGYVEINDQRQPVPVDDDMLKKIAELSGGNAYTASSLQQLKEVFTSLQDQIGYETTKGDASTGWLRLGALVLALAALAALLVNRRLPG
- a CDS encoding AAA family ATPase, whose amino-acid sequence is MTSPGGSPAGPGSFAGPSGAPAAPPSGGNGLAGEVNTLERAIYEVKRIIVGQDQLVERILVGLLAKGHVLLEGVPGVAKTLAVETFAKVVGGTFARIQFTPDLVPTDIIGTRIYRQGREEFDIELGPVVVNFLLADEINRAPAKVQSALLEVMAERKISIGGKTYELPKPFLVMATQNPIENEGVYPLPEAQRDRFLFKINVDYPSPEEEREIIYRMGVTPPEPKQILETGDLLRLQNVAANNFVHHALVDYVVRVVTATRRPEQFGLPDVKAWIAFGASPRASLGIIAAARALALVRGRDYVIPQDVIDVIPDVLRHRLVLTYDALADDIKAETVINRILQTVALPQVNAVSQQGHSAPPVVPAGAGANGR
- the ripB gene encoding NlpC/P60 family peptidoglycan endopeptidase RipB → MSRNTSRRLFVGTILAALTLGLGIASPANADPGEWDPTLPKILSAGAPGDPVAMANASLQVTQQAAQATMDLGRKFLSGLGFGGSPSALAGGRVRGPQAIEYVIARGASQQGVPYSWGGGAINGPSAGVEEDAGKVGYDCSGFTRYAFAGVGVQIPKYSGDQYNAGRHIPPSQAKRGDLIFYGPGGTQHVTIYLGNGQMLEASSAAGHVTVSPVRTAGMTPYLTRIIET
- a CDS encoding ferrochelatase, which encodes MPTTFDALLILSFGGPEGPEQVMPFLENVTRGRGIPPERLTAVAEHYLHFGGVSPINGINRALIEEIRAELAERGEQLPVYFGNRNWHPMIEDTVAAMASDGVRRAAVFSTSAWGGYSGCTQYQEDIARARAAVGDGAPELVKMRQFFDHPLLVAMFADAIADAAATLPEPLRAGARLVFTAHSIPVRAADRCGPDLYARQVRYAASLVAAAAGYDDFDVVWQSRSGPPQVPWLEPDVGDHLSVLAEAGTKAVVVCPVGFVADHIEVVWDLDSELREQAEGLGVALARASTPNAQRRFAKLVLDLVDEVRDGGEPAKVAGAQPVPGYGCSVNGAFCTPDCEVSARPSAGSR
- a CDS encoding DUF58 domain-containing protein, which gives rise to MSESETVHPPSFQRGEIGDAKLSAALRTLELTVKRKLDGVLHGDHLGLIPGPGSEPGESRMYQPGDDVRRMDWSVTARTTHPHVRQMIADRELETWLVVDMSASLDFGTTGCEKRDLAVAAAAAITYLNSGGGNRIGAIIANGDKITRVPALSGRMHEQTLLRTIATMPQAPAGVRGDLAAAIDALRRPERRRGMAVVISDFLGPITWMRPLRAIAARHEVLGIEVLDPRDVELPPVGDVILQDTESGVTREFTIDEQLRADFARAAAVHREEVARTLRRCGAPLMTLRTDRDWIADIVRFVASRRRGALAGSQ
- a CDS encoding DUF6676 family protein; amino-acid sequence: MTIPHAPTYIPVEVCSSAGLAPSTPIDQCLAAVKADVAADGVAAPATDVAALQKVVASAKEHGIDLKVVVMDKSPAIDTPLRDIATEIGQDSPGSTVLVLSPGWAGTYSTTYDRVILEAGQDVAKTAPNPVVGTQAFVDQLQTPDFPWMGLTITLVIGVAVAAVLTRVLQLRARRSQPSDTVSDQGK
- the inhA gene encoding NADH-dependent enoyl-ACP reductase InhA — its product is MAELLEGKRILVTGIITDSSIAFHIAKVAQEAGAELVLTGFDRMKLIQRIADRLPNPAPLLELDVQNQEHLDSLAGRITEVIGEGNKIDGVVHSIGFMPQTGMGINPFFDAPYEDVAKGIHISAYSYASLAKAVLPVMNPGGGIVGMDFDPTRAMPAYNWMTVAKSALESVNRFVAREAGKVGVRSNLVAAGPIRTLAMSAIVGGALGEEAGAQMQLLEEGWDQRAPLGWNMKDPTPVAKTVCALLSDWLPATTGTIIFADGGASTQLL
- the fabG1 gene encoding 3-oxoacyl-ACP reductase FabG1, producing MSETAAAESADAAPAVKPPFVSRSVLVTGGNRGIGLAIAQRLAADGHKVAVTHRGSGVPEGLFGVECDVTDTAAIDRAFTEVEEHQGPVEVLVSNAGISKDAFLMRMTEERFQEVINANLTGAFRVTQRASRSMQRKRFGRIIYIGSVSGMWGIGNQANYAAAKAGLIGMARSISRELSKAGVTANVVAPGYIDTEMTRALDERIQAGALDFIPAKRVGTAQDVAGAVSFLASEDAGYIAGAVIPVDGGMGMGH
- a CDS encoding NfeD family protein; translated protein: MPAALIWLVFALGLAGAEALTGDMFLLMLSGGALAAAGSSWLLDWPVWADGAVFLVVSVVLLALVRPALRRKFTAGKGLPEPVKALEGKSALVLDRVSRHEGQVKLDGEIWTARPFNDNDVYEPGDHVTVMHIDGATAVVWRNE